A section of the Ovis canadensis isolate MfBH-ARS-UI-01 breed Bighorn chromosome 1, ARS-UI_OviCan_v2, whole genome shotgun sequence genome encodes:
- the LOC138430004 gene encoding olfactory receptor 10K1-like: protein MEWANETLVTEFVFLGFSSLAGLQRLLFAVFLLVYLFMLGTNVVIVSTIVLDRALHTPMYFFLGVLSCSETCYTFVIVPKMLVDLLAQKKTISFLGCAIQMFFFLFLICSHSFLLAAMGYDRYVAICNPLRYTVLMGFGVCMGLVAAACACGFIISLATTSMIFHLPFHSSNKLHHFFCDVSPVLKLASHQSYLNQLVIFVLGVFVLVIPLLLILVSYVLIISAILKIPSSVGRYKAFSTCASHLIVVTVHYGCASFIYLRPKSNYSSSQDTLISVSYTILTPLFNPMIYSLRNKEFKSSLQRAMTHTSYSIN, encoded by the coding sequence ATGGAGTGGGCCAATGAGACCTTAGTGACAGAGTTTGTCTTCCTCGGCTTCTCATCTCTGGCTGGGCTGCAGCGGCTGCTCTTTGCTGTCTTCCTGCTTGTGTACTTGTTCATGCTGGGCACCAACGTTGTCATTGTTTCTACCATTGTGCTGGACAGAgccctccacacccccatgtacttcttccttggTGTCCTCTCCTGCTCTGAGACTTGTTATACCTTCGTCATTGTACCCAAGATGCTGGTTGACCTGTTGGCGCAGAAGAAGACCATTTCTTTTCTAGGCTGTGCCATCCAgatgtttttcttcctcttcctcatttGCTCTCACTCCTTCCTGCTGGCAGCCATGGGTTATgatcgctatgtggccatctgtaacCCTCTGCGCTACACAGTGCTCATGGGTTTCGGGGTGTGCATGGGACTAGTGGCTGCTGCCTGTGCCTGTGGCTTCATAATCTCACTGGCCACCACCTCCATGATATTTCACCTGCCATTCCACTCCTCCAACAAGCTCCATCACTTCTTCTGTGATGTCTCTCCAGTCCTCAAGCTGGCATCTCACCAATCTTATCTCAATCAGTTGGTCATATTTGTGCTTGGTGTGTTTGTCTTGGTTATTCCTCTGTTACTTATTCTGGTCTCCTATGTCCTCATCATCTCTGCCATTCTAaaaatcccatcctctgttggAAGATACAAGGCCTTCTCTACCTGTGCCTCCCATCTCATTGTGGTAACTGTTCATTATGGTTGTGCCTCTTTCATCTACTTAAGGCCCAAATCCAATTACTCTTCAAGTCAAGACACCCTAATATCTGTATCTTATACCATCCTCACACCGTTGTTCAATCCAATGATTTACAGCCTGAGAAATAAGGAATTCAAATCATCCCTTCAAAGAGCAATGACCCATACTTCATATTCTATTAATTAA